The window TAGCATACAGGACACCTCAAAAGTCATAATACTCTTATCAACTTAACACACTCTGCAACAATGGCTCAACCTGCAAACTTGACTCAAATTTTCAGCTCATTTTCGGCCATCCCAAAGCTTTCCGGTAACGGGCACCCCCGTGCAGATGTAGGTGCTGCCCGTTCGACCGAAAACAAAGTGGAAGAAAGTCAGAATAACCCATTGAAAACAACAAGAAGACTAGCATTAGGCATTGGCACTATTGGACTATTTGCAAATTCTAACGTTGCGGTCTCACTAGCCGATGACAATGGTTACTGGCTCAATGGACCGATTCCGATACCACGAGCCTCAAACTGTAACTCTTTAGTATCCCTCTCTTTAAATTGTCGGCACATTTGTCTTAAACAAAAGAGATTTGACTTTGACTTTTTAAGTCAAATCTTTCATTTATAAGCaactttagattattattattattatttttttttttttttgaaaagcagcaACTTTAGATTATAGCTAACATATTCAAATTCAATGTACTAGTTATGTTCAGTTGATCATAAAACACTAGATATTCTTGATATTTAAccaacattttagttgaaaaaaaggtagaaggttttctcCAGGCTTCTTCTGGGAGGGAGAGTAATCCGACCTGATATACGCAGGCCAGCAGGACTACTCCTTGACTGTTTTCATCCCTTCATAGGCCACCACGAAATATTTGTCCTAGACAATATTCGAACCTGAGAAATCTTGCAAGGAACTTAGGGCCCAACCACTAGGCTATCTTGTGATGGTTGAACTTTTATGAAATTTACTTTTTAAAGTCAAACTGTGTCCACTTTGTTTGATAGAATCCTTTTACTTGTCATAGTGATCAATAATGTGGAAACGGGCACACGATCATTCTTGAAGACAGGTGTGTATATAGCGGATATAGGAACTAAAAGCAGGCAATTTCGGCTAAAAAAGTATGCATTTGATCTTCTAGCTTTAGGCGATTTGATAGGAAAAGACGCATGGAATTATGTTAGGAGGTATCTTCGCCTAAAGTCAACGTTCATGTACTTTGACTTTGATAAAGTCATCACTGCTGCCACCCCTGATGATAAGCCTCCACTCATCGATCTTGCGAATAGACTGTTCAATACTGTTGAAAAGGTAACTAATTCTAAATTTGATTTGACTTAACGGCTGTTTAAGGACTCAAAAGTTAAAAGTTTTACTTGTAAATTATAATTTTGATCTTAAGGATTCATTATGATAATTTTGACAGCTTGACGATGCGGTAAGAAAGCAAGATCTTCCTCAGACAGAATCATTGTATAATGACACAACAGTTATTCTTCAAGAAGTTATGACTAAAATGGCGTAAACCTTGTAATGGCATGGAATTGTATGTATGTACCTTGATCGTGAAGTATGTTAAATCACCTTGTATGTCTTTGTGAATTGTGTTATTTAATAATAACAGAGATACCACATGTATTTAGCATTTTAGCCTATACATAATTGCTATTAACTTATAATGATACAAACTGTTACGGAATATGTTTGTTCATCACTCTTTATGTCTTGATCATTGAAAGACTATGTATTAAGATTTATCAATTATGTTTCACAAATAGACTGGTTCCAAAAAACAAGCAGAAGGCCATAAGCGTAAGTACGAAATTCTGCCTGAGGAGATCTTATATAGCTGAGAACTTGTATAACAAATTAACAATATGCTAACAAAGTAACAATTTGTGGCAAATAAAAGGTTGATAACCGGCAACCCTTACTAGCCCACATCGGCTGCCGATTTCATAATGTGGGCGCATACCTGAATCACTCAGTGGTTCTAGTTATGGTGTTGGCAGGGTTTGAACTCTTGACATCTTCTTATTTGTGACAAAATTCTCCACTCATTACCAACTGAGGTATGCGTCAGTGgcttgttggagatatggagaactttaaacaattagagggaagattccaggaaactcacacgaagtttccacgaagttgttatgaaactcacatgtagcttccacgaagttgtcaggaaactcacatgtagcctccatgaagctgtcaggaaactcacatgaagcttcaaggaattgtttttagcttactccttaaaccattctataaatagaccctcttataactcattgtaaacacaccacaaatattcagtatacATTCtcaagttggtccgtggactaaagcaatcacaacgattgcatataaccacgttatctcttgtgtcgatttacatttcttgcatttataatctttcgttcattaagtgggttagtaatcttgtagaattactatcagtgagtgatcttgttgaatcacttgcgttgttttgggtcctatatccttacaactggtatcagagctcaaggtttcgactttgggtacgatggcggaagacggaaagtttagaatcgaccgattcgatgggagagactttggcttttggaagatgcaaattgaagattacttgtatcaaaagaagctacatcaacctctgttagagaccaagcccgaaagcatgagcgatgccaattggacgcttttggatcgtcaagctttgggtgcgattcgtctttcacttgctaagaacgttgcatacaacgttgtgaatgagaagacgacgtttgcttgcttgaaagactctctaacatgtatgagaaacctaccgcttctaataaggtttttctcatgcgacaattgttcaatacgaagatgaaggtAGGTACGAGTGCAACAgatcatatcaacgagttcaacaacatcatatcgaggttagcatcggtagatattgtgtttaatgatgagttaaaggcactaatcttgctttcatcattaccggaaagttggtcgggtacggttaccgcagttagtagctctacgggaactactaagctagcgtttgaaggaataagggatttgattcttggtaaagatactcgtaggagaaactcgggggaatcgacatccggttctttgttaagtaccgacaaccgtggtaggaaatttgatcgcggtgagaagaagggtagaaagaagtctaagaagaggtatccatcgaaagatagaagtgaagctatttgttggggttgcaataaaaaaggacactttcaaaggaattgtaaaaatggtccggcgaaaggtgtgaacttgaccgaggaagaaagtgatgatgcacttttatgtagtgttgaaaattctatggagtcttggattttggattcgggagcttcatttcattctactcatgtcaaaagcatgatgaagaattttcgttcatatcaaggcaaggtgagattggcggacgacaaacaactcaatatagagggcattggagatgttgtattgaagactactcttggctctaattggaccttgaaaaacgtaaggtacattcctaaattaaaaaggaaacttatttcggttggtcaattagatgatgaaggtaacgcggttacttttgaaaaccgccaatggaaggtggttaagggtagttgtgtcgtggctcgtggacataaaaggggaactctttatatggttgaagtgtttgatgaagacacggtggttgctacggttaatgttgagtccgaatcaactctatggcaccgaagactcgggcatatgagtgagaagggtatgaagatgcttgtttcgagtgggagaattccagatttgaaaaaggtagaacttgaattttgcgaaccatgtgcatatgggaagcaaaagaaggtgacttttgggaaatcgggaaatgctcctaagttggagaaattggagcttgttcatacggatgtgtttggtccaaccaatgtagaatcatatggaggttctcgctattatgtcaccttcattgacgactccactcgaaaggtacgggtttattttcttaaagctaaatctgatgtatttaatacatttgtgaagtggaaagctatggtagaaaatgagacttgtaacgaccctggatttttccaacatttatttattaataattattattattaatacgtgtgattaaacgaatgcatgtcattacatttgcatgttgccatgattgcccgaacttgactttaattgcccgaaacgtctttgtgacacccgaaacttatacgaataatattttcaagtattatttacattcatgattaaatttattaatcattttaattaactaaagttgttagttagttacttgggcttttaattggattaacttgttaattacatacatacttgggcttttatttgaacttgggcctttactagtgttattggactttagaagcccaccctaccttttaagtggattaactagcccacttagtcatgtaagtatcattttaaactCTAACTAGTTAGTTATGAACCTTGGAATCTAcatcatccccatgcacataccaccttattatccaacttttatgagctttaccatgcATAACCTTGTGGACTACTCTCCCCCCCTCCCTTTTTCTGCTGAGCCGTGACCTCCCACGGGGAGTgggagttcaaaatctttttttttgatCACTTAATACTTGCATTCTTCACTAGTCCcatttcatttacacacacacacactcacttttctctcaaactttctctcttttctcttcatacttgtaagtattatgaacttcttttctcttcttcttttctttacaaaaccgaaaccaagaacataaaatcatcatcatcttttgttacttgcttgtttgatttcttgtttgttgttgttacttgtttcatatTGTTGCTGTTATTGTTCTTTATTAGTtaaaagaatcaaactacctagtttcattctacataattatcttgttcataacaagaacatacaagacataaacttcctagtttatgatctccaatacttgtttaaagaaagaaagttcttgtgttgtaacccatacttgtagttcttgaagtaaacttaaagtttacttcacttaaagatcaaaccttggttgaatctttaaaagtatgaacaaaccatgaaccttttacttgtttacttagtttatcgcttcattttatgcactttaatttcatgtaattagtttaaatggtcaagtactacaagttagtcttgatctcattaatcttgaactaaaagttaacttgaaagttcaagaacatataaataagtttctttaaatataactttgtatacttaataactttagatctagacttttgagtcttggatcttcaagatctaactaagaactatgttctacaccttaagatcttgattagttagtttactttcaagtttatagttctacattactttcatatttcatgtatgtgttaaaactaagactttgatgtaactttggttcatcaaaacacttacaactcttaagtgaagttgtgctacatgtcttagacttgcacaagggttatgatggtcaaaacttggtaaatatgatgtaaacacatcaatgagttgtacacttgaagctataggtgtagtgacccgaacttttccatgtttatatatatatatattaaatgaaattattatttacatgattaagtgtttccaaaatgttaagcaatcaaacttgttaagacttgattaattgaaataggtttcatatagacaattgaccacccaagttgaccggtgattcacgaacgttaaaacttgtaaaaactatatgatgacatatatatggttatatatatagttaacatgatattatgataagtaaacatatcattaagtatattaataatgaactacatatgtaaaaacaagactactaacttaatgattttgaaacgagacatatatgtaacgattatcgttgtaacgacatttaatgtatatatatcatattaagagatattcgtacatcataatatcatgataatataataatttaaaatctcatttgatattataagcattgggttaacaacatttaacaagatcgttaacctaaaggtttcaaaacaacacttacatgtaacggctaacgatgacttaacgactcagttaaaatgtatatacatgtagtgttttaatatgtattcatacacttttgaaagacttcaatacacttatcaaaatacttctacataacaaaaatgcttacaattacatcctcgttcagtttcatcaacaattccactcgtatgcatccgtattcgtactcgtacaatacacagcttttagatgtatgtactattggtatatacactccaatgatcagctcttagcagcccatgtgagtcacctaacacatgtgggaaccatcatttggcaactagcatgaaatatctcataaaattacaaaaatatgagtaatcattcatgacttatttacatgaaaataaaattacatatcctttatatttaatccatacaccaacgaccaaaaacacctacaaacactttaattcttcaattttcttcatctaattgatctctctcaagttctatcttcaagttctaagtgttcttcataaattccaaaagttctagtttcataaaatcaagaatactttcaagtttgctagctcacttccaatcttgtaaggtgatcatccaacctcaagaaatatttgtttcttacagtaggttatcattctaatacaaggtaataatcatattcaaactttggttcaatttctataactataacaatcttatttcaagtgatgatcttacttgaacttgttttcgtgtcatgattctgcttcaagaacttcgagccatccaaggatccgttgaagctagatccacttttctcttttccagtaggtttatccaaggaacttaaggtagtaatgatgttcataacatcattcgattcatacataaaaaactatcatattcgaagtggtaaactagtaatcactagaacatagtttagttcattctaaacttgttcgcaaataaagttaatccttctaactacacttttaaaatcaactatacaaatgatctatatctatatgatatgctaacttaatgatttaaaacccggaaacacgataaacaccataaaaccggatttacgccgtcgtagttacaaccgggggctgttttggtttggataattaaaactatgaaaaactttgatttaaaagctatacttctgggaaaatgatttttcttatgaacatgaaaccatatccaaaaatcatggttaaactcaaagtgaaagtatgtttttcaaaacagtcatcaagatgtcgttctttcgacggaaatgactacctctttcaaaaatgacttgtaacttgtatttctgactataaacctataccttttctgtttattttcataaagtcaagttcaatacgaaaccatggcagcttaaatcactcaaaacggattagaaacgaataaatggcgagcaaaacaaaattggtaaaaactactcattttagctacgtgaaaattggtaacaaatctattccaaccataacttaatcaacttgtattgtatattatgtaatcttgagataccatagacacgtatacaatgtttcgacctatcatgtcgacacatctatatatatttcggaacaaccatagacactctatatgtgaatgttggagttagctatacagggttgaggttgattccaaaatatatatagtttgagttgtgatcaatactgagatacgtatacactgggtcgtggattgattcaagataatatttatcgatttatttctgtacatctaactgtggacaactagttgtaggttactaacgaggacagctgacttaataaacttaaaacatcaaaatgtattaaaatttttgtaaatatattttgaacatactttgatatatatgtatatattgttataggtttgtgaatcaaccagtggccaagtcttacttcccgacgaagtaaaaatctgtgaaagtgagttatagtcccacttttaaaatctaatattttgggatgagaatacatgcaggttttataaatgatttacaaaaatagacacaagtacgtgaaactacattctatggttgaattatcgaaatcgaatatgcccctttttattaagtctggtaatctaagaattagggaacagacaccctaattgacgcgaatcctaaagatagatctattgggcctaacaaaccccatccaaagtaccggatgctttagtacttcgaaatttatatcatatccgaagggtgtcccggaatgatggggatattcttatatatgcatcttgttaatgtcggttaccaggtgttcaccatatgaatgatttttatctctatgtatgggatgtgtattgaaatatgaaatcttgtggtctattgttacgatttgatatatataggttaaacctataactcaccaacatttttgttgacgtttaaagcatgtttattctcaggtgaatactaagagctttcactgtcgcatacttaaataaggacgagatttggagtccatgcttgtatgatattgtgtaaaaactgcattcaaaaaacttattttgttgtaacatatttgtattgtaaaccattatgtaatggtcgtgtgtaaacaggatattttagattatcattatttgataatctacgtaaagctttttaaacctttattgatgaaataaaggttatggtttgttttaaaatgaatgcagtctttgaaaaacgtctcatatagaggtcaaaacctcgcaacgaaatcaattaatatggaacgtttttaatcaataagaacgggacatttcagttggtatccgagcgttggtcttagagaaccagaaaatttgcattagtgtgtcttatcgagtttgttaggatgcattagtgagtctggacttcgaccgtgttttctttaaaaatgattgcttaacatttttgttggaaactatatattattaacatgtatatattatgtgatatattaatctcttaacgcgtttgatattatgtgatagatgtctacctctagcacaaatcccgttgactcacctaataataacgaagagtcgaatatatattggactgattcacaagttcccgaagaagaaccggaagaagaatcagaaccggaagaggaggaaccggaggaggaaataaaaccggcgggggaaataataaaacggttaagtaaaagaaaatcctcaaccaaccgaccaaggttaattatgttcaatggtgtttccgccaaggaagcaaaatattgggaggattaccaattctccgatgaatcggattccgacgagaattccgatgatgttatagaaattaccccaactgaatttaaaaactcaaaagaaattaataagggaaatgacataaaaatagagaaatctaattccaaccccgatgaactttatatgtatcgtcaacccccgaagttcttaagttgtaacaatgacccgggaacctctaaaccaccaggtttttctaaaccaatgtggaaaacgacggctcgtattaggggaacatcatatatccctagaaacttgtcaaaacgaaccaaaaccgaagaagaagaaacgagcgagtcgaaataagatagttgtattcgtgtggtgtaatatatgtaatatagtgtgcttatgctttatgatatatgtaaaaaaattgcttgtattaataagtatttttttttatgaatctaactcttgtctattttacagtataaaaacacaaaatggatagacaacccaatattttaagagacctacccggagacatgattgatgaaatcttgtctagagtcggtcagaattcttcggcacaactatttaaggcgagatcagtttgtaagacattcgaagaacgttccaagaatgccttggtttataaaaggctttcgttcgaaagatgggggatatcacattgggaaatccataagttacgatgtgtttactttgacgcatatattgcggggaacccaaatgctattttacgcaatgggttaagaaattattttgactcaatatatccgaatattggacttcgtgatttagaaaaagcggctaacatgcaacataaagaagcatgttatgcttacggattagtaatgttcgcttctcaccaaagtgagaacaagaacatcgggctataactattaaacaaaacgttcccacaagtgacggagtcggtaattggggtaagaaatgaggtttttagattgttacgggactgttggacattacgtaaccctcgtccctttgacgacgttacaacacgctgtcttatcaacggccataacggttatgttccacaagaccaaggatgggaagtagtcctagtaaaaccagaatgcatgacttgtttctggacgtatgaattacgtgtctttattgcctttgctgaacgacttgtgtactagctagaattatcttcacaaccatcttgtttcaaatttattgtgtgctatatttcatgctatatgtaaaataagcggtattgtaagtttgtaaaatattatgtaaaagtttgaacgcgaaatattattataatcagtttttcatatagaattgtagtagttgaattgtatattagctactaagtatgaacttaacgggtaggtactacccgaatttaaacttataaaacgctaatatgaagaaaaagcttttataaatgagttcatattatgctacgaaatactattaactactcttaatattctgtataattaacttgttccatttgactattttgaaggaaatggcaccgactactcgacacaccgtgaatatgaatgaaga of the Rutidosis leptorrhynchoides isolate AG116_Rl617_1_P2 chromosome 5, CSIRO_AGI_Rlap_v1, whole genome shotgun sequence genome contains:
- the LOC139848319 gene encoding photosynthetic NDH subunit of lumenal location 3, chloroplastic-like, translated to MAQPANLTQIFSSFSAIPKLSGNGHPRADVGAARSTENKVEESQNNPLKTTRRLALGIGTIGLFANSNVAVSLADDNGYWLNGPIPIPRASNLINNVETGTRSFLKTGVYIADIGTKSRQFRLKKYAFDLLALGDLIGKDAWNYVRRYLRLKSTFMYFDFDKVITAATPDDKPPLIDLANRLFNTVEKLDDAVRKQDLPQTESLYNDTTVILQEVMTKMA